One Rhizobiales bacterium GAS188 DNA window includes the following coding sequences:
- a CDS encoding choline-sulfatase: protein MTRRPNILVIMADQMTPSALSIHGGPAKTPHISALAAEGVVFDAAYCNSPLCSPSRAVFMSGRLPSKTGVYDNAAEFRSDIPTFAHHLRLSGYHTTLAGKMHFCGADQLHGFEQRLTTDIYPADFGWTPDWSRPHARPSWYHNMSSVTDAGLCVRSNQIDFDEEVVFSAERAIYDHVRSSDERPFCLVVSLSHPHDPFAIPERWWNLYSGSEIDPPRIPLDRNRLHPHEERLWKICDMDASRVTAEQVFRARRAYYGAISYVDDNIGRLTKALAATSLAENTVVIVTSDHGEMLGERGFWYKMSFFEGASRVPLLVHAPTLFPARRVSGVVSLVDILPTLVEIGNEGVLPDATGEIDGRSLLPHLNGSSGHDEAIGEYLAEGAIAPIVMIRRGAHKFISSPSDPDQLYDLTADPDEQRNLAGAAEHQGVLAEFRAEIAGRWDLAALDRAVRDSQRRRHLVTSALTVGTLTSWDYQPPRDASREYIRNHMDLDDLEARARFPAPR from the coding sequence ATGACGCGACGCCCGAACATTCTCGTGATCATGGCAGATCAGATGACGCCTTCCGCCCTCTCGATCCATGGCGGCCCTGCCAAGACGCCACATATCTCGGCGCTGGCCGCCGAAGGGGTCGTGTTCGACGCAGCCTATTGCAACAGCCCGCTATGCTCGCCCTCGCGCGCCGTGTTCATGTCCGGCCGGCTCCCGTCGAAGACTGGGGTCTATGACAATGCGGCCGAGTTCCGGTCCGATATCCCGACCTTCGCCCATCATCTGCGCCTTTCGGGTTATCATACCACCCTCGCCGGAAAGATGCATTTCTGCGGAGCCGACCAGCTGCACGGCTTCGAACAGCGGCTCACGACCGACATCTACCCCGCCGATTTCGGCTGGACGCCGGATTGGAGCCGACCGCATGCGAGACCGAGCTGGTATCACAACATGAGCTCGGTCACCGATGCGGGCCTTTGCGTGCGCTCCAACCAGATCGACTTCGACGAGGAGGTGGTCTTCTCGGCGGAGAGGGCGATCTACGACCATGTGCGCAGCTCGGATGAGCGCCCCTTCTGCCTCGTCGTCTCGCTCTCCCATCCGCATGATCCGTTCGCGATCCCCGAGCGTTGGTGGAATCTGTATTCGGGCAGCGAAATCGATCCTCCGCGCATCCCGCTCGATCGCAATCGGCTCCATCCACATGAGGAGCGCCTCTGGAAGATCTGCGACATGGATGCGTCGCGCGTGACCGCCGAACAGGTGTTCCGCGCCCGCCGGGCCTATTACGGCGCGATCTCCTATGTCGACGACAATATCGGGCGGCTGACGAAGGCGCTCGCGGCGACCTCGCTCGCCGAGAACACCGTCGTGATCGTGACCAGCGATCACGGTGAAATGCTGGGTGAGCGCGGCTTCTGGTACAAGATGAGCTTCTTCGAAGGCGCCTCCCGAGTGCCGCTTCTCGTGCACGCGCCGACACTCTTCCCCGCGCGGCGTGTTTCCGGCGTGGTTTCGCTTGTCGATATTCTGCCGACTCTCGTCGAGATCGGCAATGAGGGAGTTTTGCCCGACGCGACAGGGGAGATCGACGGACGCAGTCTCCTGCCGCATCTGAACGGCAGTTCAGGGCATGACGAAGCGATCGGCGAATATCTCGCGGAGGGCGCGATAGCGCCGATCGTGATGATTCGGCGCGGAGCCCATAAATTCATTTCGAGCCCCTCCGATCCCGACCAGCTTTACGACCTGACGGCCGACCCCGACGAGCAGAGGAACCTCGCCGGTGCAGCCGAACACCAAGGCGTGCTTGCCGAGTTCCGTGCCGAAATTGCCGGACGCTGGGATCTCGCGGCGCTCGACCGCGCGGTCCGCGACAGCCAGCGCCGGCGCCACCTGGTCACCTCGGCTTTGACGGTCGGCACGCTGACGTCCTGGGATTACCAGCCCCCTCGCGACGCCAGCCGCGAATATATCCGCAACCATATGGACCTCGACGACCTCGAGGCCCGTGCCAGGTTTCCCGCGCCGAGATAG
- a CDS encoding Anaerobic selenocysteine-containing dehydrogenase, whose amino-acid sequence MNAHAKVNAAAKVNGSDKIEIRHSTCPHDCPSACALDVEVIEGTRIGRVHGSKQQSYTAGVVCAKVARYAERIHHPDRLMHPLRRTGPKGSGSFARISWDEALDEIAARFDAAEAEFGPESVWPYYYAGTMGLVMRDGINRLANEKKYSRFYGTICSTIASTGFAAGTGKVAGVDPREMAKSDLVVIWGTNPVSTQVNVMTHAAKARKERGARIAAVDIYDNATMKQADIKIILRPGTDGAFACGVMHVLFRDGHADRDYLERYTDCPEELEAHLATRTPEWASAICGVPVAEIEAFAKAVGETKRSFFRLGYGFTRSRNGAAQMHAASCIPAVTGAWQYEGGGAFFNNGSIFGFKKTLIEGLDMLDPRTRRLDQSLTGRILTGDPAALKGGPPVKAMLIQNTNPMTVAPEQNLVRQGFAREDLFVAVHEQFMTETAAMADIVLPATMFMEHDDLYYGGGHQHISVGAKLIDPPGECRSNHEVLQGLAKRLGASHRAYAMTPRQIIDETLKSSGHGDMTTLEAELWRDLQPDFRASHYLDGFAHRDGKFHFKADWTKVAVSNDGLMGAWQEMPSLPDHWRIIEEADEEHPFRLATSPSRSFLNTSFNETPSSKAREGAPSVMMHPLDAARLSIVDGEHVTLGNRRGETTLTVKLFDGVRRGVLIAESVHPNHAHIGGRGINTLTGAESVAPHGGAAFHDNKVWVRKAAAA is encoded by the coding sequence ATGAACGCACATGCCAAAGTGAACGCAGCTGCCAAAGTGAACGGATCTGACAAGATCGAGATCCGCCACTCCACATGCCCGCATGATTGCCCCTCGGCCTGCGCCCTCGATGTGGAAGTGATCGAAGGCACCAGGATCGGCCGCGTCCACGGCTCCAAGCAGCAGAGCTACACGGCAGGTGTCGTCTGCGCCAAGGTGGCGCGCTACGCCGAGCGCATCCATCATCCCGACCGGTTGATGCACCCGCTGCGGCGCACTGGGCCCAAAGGTTCGGGATCCTTCGCGCGCATTTCCTGGGACGAAGCGCTCGACGAGATCGCGGCGCGCTTCGATGCGGCGGAGGCCGAGTTCGGGCCTGAATCGGTCTGGCCCTATTACTATGCCGGCACGATGGGCCTCGTGATGCGCGACGGCATCAACCGGCTCGCCAACGAGAAGAAATATTCGCGTTTTTACGGCACTATCTGCTCGACCATCGCCTCGACGGGCTTCGCGGCCGGCACCGGCAAGGTCGCGGGCGTCGACCCGCGCGAGATGGCGAAATCCGATCTCGTGGTGATCTGGGGCACGAACCCCGTTTCCACCCAGGTCAATGTGATGACGCATGCCGCCAAAGCCCGCAAGGAGCGCGGCGCCCGGATTGCGGCGGTCGACATCTACGACAATGCCACGATGAAGCAGGCCGATATCAAGATCATCTTGCGGCCAGGCACCGACGGCGCCTTCGCCTGCGGCGTCATGCATGTGCTGTTCCGCGACGGCCATGCTGATCGCGACTATCTTGAGCGCTACACCGATTGCCCGGAAGAGCTCGAGGCGCATCTCGCGACCCGCACCCCGGAATGGGCCTCCGCCATCTGCGGCGTGCCGGTTGCGGAGATCGAGGCCTTCGCCAAGGCGGTCGGCGAGACGAAGCGCAGCTTCTTCCGGCTCGGCTACGGCTTCACCCGCAGCCGCAATGGCGCGGCCCAGATGCATGCAGCCTCGTGCATCCCGGCCGTCACCGGCGCCTGGCAATATGAGGGCGGCGGCGCCTTCTTCAACAACGGCTCGATCTTCGGCTTCAAGAAGACGCTGATCGAAGGCCTCGATATGCTCGATCCGCGCACGCGCCGGCTCGACCAGTCGCTGACCGGGCGCATCCTCACCGGCGACCCGGCGGCGCTCAAGGGCGGCCCGCCGGTGAAGGCGATGCTGATCCAGAACACCAATCCGATGACGGTCGCGCCAGAACAGAATCTGGTGCGCCAGGGCTTTGCGCGCGAGGATCTGTTCGTCGCGGTGCATGAGCAGTTCATGACCGAAACAGCCGCCATGGCCGATATCGTGCTCCCCGCCACCATGTTCATGGAGCATGACGACCTCTATTACGGCGGCGGCCACCAGCACATCTCGGTCGGCGCGAAGCTCATCGACCCGCCAGGCGAATGCCGCTCCAATCACGAGGTGCTGCAAGGGCTGGCGAAGCGGCTCGGCGCTTCCCACCGCGCCTATGCGATGACGCCGCGCCAGATCATCGACGAGACTTTGAAGTCCAGCGGACACGGCGACATGACCACGCTCGAAGCGGAGCTGTGGCGCGACCTCCAGCCGGATTTCCGCGCCTCGCATTATCTCGACGGCTTCGCTCATCGGGACGGGAAGTTCCACTTCAAGGCCGATTGGACGAAGGTCGCGGTTTCGAACGACGGGCTGATGGGAGCCTGGCAGGAGATGCCGTCGCTGCCCGATCATTGGCGGATCATCGAGGAGGCCGATGAGGAGCACCCCTTCCGGCTGGCGACGAGCCCGTCGAGGAGCTTCCTCAACACGAGCTTCAACGAGACGCCCTCCTCCAAGGCACGCGAAGGCGCCCCGAGCGTCATGATGCATCCGCTCGATGCGGCGCGCCTGTCGATCGTCGACGGCGAGCACGTCACCTTGGGCAATCGCCGCGGCGAGACGACGCTCACCGTCAAGCTGTTCGACGGCGTGCGCCGCGGCGTGCTGATCGCCGAATCCGTGCATCCCAACCACGCCCATATCGGCGGGCGCGGCATCAACACGCTGACGGGCGCCGAATCGGTCGCCCCACATGGCGGCGCGGCCTTTCACGACAACAAGGTCTGGGTGAGGAAGGCCGCGGCGGCCTGA
- a CDS encoding phosphoribosylformylglycinamidine cyclo-ligase — translation MRNDTRRPVSYAEAGVDIDAGAAMVERIKPLVRATARPGADAEIGGFGGLFDLKAAGFKDPVLVAANDGVGTKVKIAIESGISDTVGIDLVAMCVNDLVVQGAEPLFFLDYFATGKLDPAEGVSLVAGIAAGCREAGCALIGGETAEMPGLYHGRDYDLAGFAVGAAERGTLLPRPDVMPGDVVLGLASSGVHSNGFSLVRRIVAESKLAWEDGAPFAAGQSLAAALLTPTRIYVKSVLGVLRDNEAGASLKALAHITGGGFPENIPRVLPKPLGVSLDLSAIPVLPVFRWLAATGPVAEDEMLRAFNCGIGMVAVVAREGAEAVLRAFEAQGEEVSRIGEVVAAAEGQRVVYRGRLAL, via the coding sequence ATGCGCAACGACACTCGCCGCCCCGTGAGCTACGCCGAAGCCGGCGTCGATATCGATGCCGGCGCGGCGATGGTCGAACGTATCAAGCCCCTGGTGCGGGCCACGGCGCGGCCGGGTGCCGATGCCGAGATCGGCGGCTTCGGCGGCCTCTTCGACCTGAAGGCAGCGGGCTTCAAGGATCCGGTGCTGGTCGCGGCCAATGACGGGGTCGGCACCAAGGTCAAGATCGCGATCGAATCCGGCATCAGCGACACGGTCGGGATCGACCTCGTGGCCATGTGCGTCAACGACCTCGTGGTCCAGGGCGCCGAGCCTTTGTTCTTCCTCGACTATTTCGCGACCGGCAAGCTCGATCCGGCCGAAGGGGTGAGCCTGGTCGCGGGCATTGCGGCCGGTTGCCGGGAGGCCGGCTGCGCGCTGATCGGCGGGGAGACCGCCGAGATGCCGGGGCTCTATCACGGGCGCGACTATGATCTTGCTGGCTTCGCGGTCGGGGCGGCCGAGCGCGGCACGCTGCTGCCGCGCCCGGATGTGATGCCAGGCGATGTGGTGCTCGGCCTTGCCTCGTCGGGCGTGCATTCGAACGGCTTCTCGCTGGTGCGGCGCATCGTGGCTGAGAGCAAGCTCGCCTGGGAGGATGGCGCGCCTTTCGCCGCGGGGCAGAGTCTTGCCGCGGCCCTGCTGACGCCGACGCGCATCTATGTGAAGAGCGTGCTCGGCGTGCTGCGCGATAACGAGGCGGGCGCGTCGCTCAAGGCGCTGGCGCATATCACGGGCGGCGGCTTTCCCGAGAACATTCCGCGCGTCCTGCCAAAACCCCTCGGCGTAAGCCTCGATCTTTCCGCCATCCCGGTCCTGCCGGTGTTCCGTTGGCTCGCCGCGACCGGACCCGTCGCCGAAGATGAGATGCTGCGCGCCTTCAATTGCGGCATCGGCATGGTGGCGGTCGTGGCGCGCGAGGGCGCGGAGGCCGTGCTGCGCGCCTTCGAGGCGCAGGGCGAAGAGGTGAGCCGCATCGGCGAGGTCGTGGCCGCCGCCGAGGGTCAGCGTGTCGTCTATCGCGGGCGCCTGGCTCTGTGA
- a CDS encoding Glycosyl transferase family 2, producing the protein MLVGIALVRNEEDLVETTIRHHLAQGLDRILIADNDSTDATARLLEKLATSDRRILWSRTGNSGFHQAEAVTELAQAALKLGASWILPFDADEFWCAPGGLAHALRSRAEDAVSVPVVNFIQRREQTERQPRGVLQAVYRSDASFGDFRRARLGVEAGEFSYVEAPYQRKYIVRAVAGLQIGPGNHTLKGVGHKRSRRSPFLCLHLPLRAKDVFREKAAQAARLEAAGLPAWHGWQSHRFAKAVREGWVDTEWAANSQRDGMLDAARGKVKLTFDTRLRDMLASCVA; encoded by the coding sequence ATGCTTGTTGGAATAGCGCTTGTCCGTAATGAAGAGGATCTTGTCGAAACGACGATCCGGCATCATCTCGCCCAAGGCCTCGATCGCATCTTGATCGCGGACAATGATTCGACCGACGCGACCGCGCGCCTGCTCGAGAAGCTGGCGACATCGGATCGCCGCATCCTCTGGAGCCGGACCGGAAATTCCGGCTTTCACCAGGCCGAGGCCGTGACCGAGCTCGCACAAGCGGCACTGAAGCTTGGCGCGAGCTGGATCCTGCCTTTCGATGCCGATGAGTTCTGGTGCGCGCCGGGCGGCCTCGCGCACGCCTTGCGCTCGCGCGCCGAGGACGCCGTCTCGGTGCCGGTCGTGAATTTCATCCAGCGGCGCGAGCAGACCGAGCGGCAGCCACGGGGCGTGCTCCAGGCGGTCTATCGCAGCGATGCGAGCTTCGGGGATTTCCGGCGGGCCCGGCTCGGCGTCGAGGCCGGCGAGTTCTCCTATGTGGAGGCGCCCTATCAGCGCAAATACATCGTCCGGGCGGTCGCCGGCCTGCAGATCGGTCCCGGCAACCACACCCTCAAAGGCGTGGGGCACAAGCGATCGCGCCGCAGCCCCTTCCTGTGCCTGCATCTTCCCTTGCGAGCGAAGGATGTCTTCCGCGAGAAGGCCGCGCAAGCGGCGCGCCTGGAGGCGGCCGGCCTGCCCGCCTGGCATGGCTGGCAAAGCCACAGATTCGCGAAGGCCGTGCGGGAAGGCTGGGTCGACACGGAATGGGCAGCGAACTCACAGCGCGACGGCATGCTCGATGCCGCCAGGGGCAAGGTGAAGCTCACCTTCGATACGCGGCTGCGCGACATGCTGGCGAGTTGCGTCGCGTAA